Part of the Deltaproteobacteria bacterium genome is shown below.
CAGGAATGACAGTGTCATTATCCAAAAAATATGGATTTGCGGCGTTTGAGGCCGTCGACTAACATCTCTTGAATGGTGTGGCGCACCTGTTCAGAAAGTTTATGAATGAGCAGATCATCGTCTAAGGCCTTTTTGCCGTATTGGGCGACATTGATGGGTTTGCCAAAATAAATAGTCCATTTGGTGGGTAGGCCAAAAAATCCCAAGGGGCCAAACCATGGCATGGTGGGGGTAATCGGGACATACGGAATACCAAAAGGCTTGGCCAAGAAGCTGGCTTTATAAAGCAGGGGATGAGTTTCTTCAGCGCCGACCACGGCTACCGGAATGATTGGAGTGTTGGTGCGAATGGCAAGCTTAATAAAACCACCACGGCCGAAGCGTTGCAATTGATAACGTTTGTTAAAAAGTTTGCCGATCCCTTTTTGACCTTCAGGAAAAACCGCCACGAGGTGATCTTTATTGAGCAGCCGTTCGGCGTTATCTTGCGAGGCTCGCACGCCACCGACGCGATACATAAACGTTCCCACAAACGGTAAATAATAAACAAAATCTTCTACTAAAAATCGTGCGGCGCGACGGGCGGGGTGGTCGTTGTTCACAGCCAAGCGAATCATGGGGCCGTCAAAGGGAAGCGTGCCGCTGTGGTTGGCCACTAGTAAAGCTCTGCCTTTGTGCGGGACATTTTCAACTCCGTGGGTTGAGACGCGCCAATATTTATAATAAAAAAAGTCAGAGATAGGTTTTATTTTGGCTTCAAATTTATAATCTCGGCCAAATTCGTCAACTTCTTCGGTAGCAGGGTTAAGATTAATATCGTTGGCTTGTAAAATTTTTTCTGATTTGAGTTTGCGATAACCCAAGATACGGCGAAAGAGGGCACGGCTGAGTTGAGACCTAAAATCCGAAGCAACATGGTGAGTGGCCAATATATTTTTTGGTTTTATGGGTTCAGAGCCGGTAGACAGTTTGGCAATTTCTTCGCGGAGTGCCTTCAATTCTTGTTGCAACGCCTTGGCATCGGCCGGATGCTTTTTGCTGCCCACCTTCGATAATTTATTTTCAATCTGGTCTAATTTTTTAAGTAATTTAGTTTCACCTTCGCGAATCTGTTCTTCTAAACTTTTAGCAGGCTGAGATGTTGCTTCAGCAGGCGAGGCATTAAAGTTAATGAGTCTTAGTTTTGGATTAAAACTTTTAGTCTTTGC
Proteins encoded:
- a CDS encoding acyltransferase family protein, with translation MAKTKSFNPKLRLINFNASPAEATSQPAKSLEEQIREGETKLLKKLDQIENKLSKVGSKKHPADAKALQQELKALREEIAKLSTGSEPIKPKNILATHHVASDFRSQLSRALFRRILGYRKLKSEKILQANDINLNPATEEVDEFGRDYKFEAKIKPISDFFYYKYWRVSTHGVENVPHKGRALLVANHSGTLPFDGPMIRLAVNNDHPARRAARFLVEDFVYYLPFVGTFMYRVGGVRASQDNAERLLNKDHLVAVFPEGQKGIGKLFNKRYQLQRFGRGGFIKLAIRTNTPIIPVAVVGAEETHPLLYKASFLAKPFGIPYVPITPTMPWFGPLGFFGLPTKWTIYFGKPINVAQYGKKALDDDLLIHKLSEQVRHTIQEMLVDGLKRRKSIFFG